The following nucleotide sequence is from Gadus macrocephalus chromosome 18, ASM3116895v1.
ACATGCCCCACAAAAGGCTGACTAAACCACGGACCCATCACAGGGGCAATATTTGGTATGTAAAATATGTGAATCTCTTTCAATGACCCGATAAGACATTCACCCCAACCCATTAACTGGGCACTACTTTTTCTCAGTGGAAGCTTTCCACTACCATCTAAATGAGTGGTTAGGCATTGTAAGTTCCGACAGGTTAGGCCTTTGCGCTGGAAGTTGCAACTTAAACTGTCCGGTGGAAGCAAATGGTGTCATAACTGGCATGCTTCAGATACTTAAGTTCTATTTTTCGGTCACAGGTGGTAACTAACCTTGCAAACAAAGGAACTAACGACGGCAAAGCACACGAGGCATCGGATGGGAGACCTCAGCTGTAGTTTGAAACTAAGGTCAGAGTTCTCCTTTAATACTACTAATAAAATGAATGATAACTCATCACGAACATGTAGAACTGAGGAAACATATTAGAACACAACGTGAACGGGAACACTGAAGGAGAGTAGTAGACCAGCTAGCTCCGCAAAGCTAGCTGCGTCACGCTAGGAGCGCTAGGCTGCATCCCTCTCGTCTAGGGCGGGAAGGGCTGAACAAGGGGCCCAGGGACGATCGGGGGGGGTAAGGCAGCAGCCCAGTCTGTCGGCAGGGTGGGGGGGTACTTGGTGCCACTGGCTACATGGTGGGTACACGGAGGTAACACTTACAAGTCAAAATACTGCTTAGCCGACGGGTGGGTCGTTTCTGGGACTTACTAAGCTGAATGAGGCCTTATCTACAGCATATGTACTaacatacaatataatacattcCTAGTTCCTGCTCTGCCCGGCAACCGACAGAGCAGGATACAGTTAGCTCCGAGGGATAGCGTCGCTGTACCCCAAGGCTAACTCCAGCTAGCTCTGGGGTACGGGGACGCTGTCCCGGCAGGATAAAAACTAGAGCGCTCTGAGAGATAGCACTGCTATATCACCAGGCTAACTCCAGTTAGCTCAGGGAGACAGGGATGCTATGCCGCCAGGCTAGCCCTAGTGAgctcagagagacagggatgCTATACCACCGGTCTAACTGTCTTGTTAATCAGTGTCTGGGTCCAGGTGGTCGGGGGCCACCAGATGTTTCAGCCCCTGcccctgctccctccccccccatctcccctctccaTAGTCGCCCTCCCTCAGTGGGCGCTGGACTCCGGCTCCGCGGGGCGCACGCTGTACCCGTTGGCGGGGCACGGGGACGGGGCGGGCGGCCGGCGGGAGGAGCGAGTGAAGAGGCGGAAGGCCCCCCGGCAGATGAGGCTGAACCAGTAGAGCTGAGGCGCCATGAGCAGGGCGGCGCCTAGGTTACACTGCCAGGACACCCGCAGCGGGACCAGGTGGAAGGGGATGGAGGcgtacctggagagagagacacacacacacacacacacacacacacacacacacacacacacacacacacacacacacacacacacacacacacacacacacacacacacacacacacacacacacacacacacacacacacacacacgcggttaGCTCAGAGTCGCGGCTAACACCCTATAGCGGCTAGCTGGTACATGCTATTATGCTAGCTGGTTCGCGCCAACATGATAGGACAGCGACGGAATGGAACAAATAGATgaaatggagagacagacatacgGACACAGAGGCCGACAGCCAAAGAGAAAGACAACCAGGGAGACGGAGACAAAACAGAGGcaaggagagacagacaaagccggacacagggggacagacagacatacagaccaTAGACAGAtggagacatacagagagagggagcgagacacacagaacataaacaggagaccgacagacagacggagaaagagggagagagagagagagagagagagagggaacaaacGAGACCTGCAGAACATAGACaaaagggagacagacagacagagagggagagcgagacatACCTGCCATAGGCGTAGTAGATATATGGGAAGAGAAGCACTCGAAAGACGAAAAAAGTGACCAGCATTAGAGCCCCATTCACTTTGTGCAGCAGAGTGTGTTGCTGTTTGTactgagagagaaacagagagggagagacagccaGCAGGCGGGTCGGTCAAGCTGAAGAGGTAAATCACAGTTTTCGGAGAAGCaccctgtgtgtgagagtaagaGTAAGAGCCACCGTGAAGTATGAAGGCATAGGTTGAACATATtttcatagaaaaaaaaaaaaaaaaaaaaacacacacacacaccaaaatataCACCAGATATACACCGTTTATAAAGTAAGGTTCTGCAACACGTTTTGTTTTGCTGGGGTCCCTAAAGAGGGGAGGTTGATATTAGGCGTCTTGGTGGTCTTTAGTAAGGGGAAGAGTTAGTGAAAACTGGGCAGACATAGCAGAAAGAGCACATATATAAGCCAGCCTCAAAGTGTTATCAACCCGAGCTACCGGggaatgggggagggggtggcggcCGGCTGGTGTTAGGGCCGGCTGCTTTAAAGGGGAGGGTCATATCAGCTGTTTAATCCAGCCTTACCATGGAAGCTATATTCAGAGGGCAACAGCTGTTACagcttcgtgtgtgtgtgtgtgtgtgtgtgtgtgtgtgtgtgtgtgtgtgtgtgtgtgtgtgtgtgtgtgtgtgtgtcaaacagaCAGGCCCACCGTCACCTAGCTACTTCAGcgctgtagacacacacataaaaaccaACACATGGTGTTGGTCACgtggtgaagagagagagctgaggaaTGAGCCTCCGAAGACTCGTGAGTCATCGGAAACTACAACAAGGTACATGCTTGGAATTGTGTCAAGTAGATTTAGACAGCTAAAGTCTTGGCCAGGGGAGCTGTTGAGtctgtggagggagagaggagagggacagagagatggagacagaggaacagagaaaaggaaagacagaggaacagagagagagacagactgaaggAGATAACGTTTACCTGGATAAGGATCTTCCCCAGACAGACGGAGGGCGTGCTGAGCTCAGCCATAAACATCACGCCCTGGAAGTAATCTCCCTTGCCGCGCCGCAAGAACTACAGACAAAAATCACACGCACAACAAACGAGTGATGAGTCTGTCAGGACCTTAGACCACCACAATTGTACACAATAACCCAGAATTTCACAATATGCTTATGAATTAAAAATACTATTAATAAGTCAGACGGTAATAACATTCATATAGTAGACAGCAGTGCAactcatttaaaaaaaggcaCATCTTCTCTTAGATGTGCCTAATTAAGTCTTAATGAAATATATctaaagacattaaagagaGGAGCCAACCCTTACTTTAgggaatataaatataacctTCATTAATATGAAGTCATGGTCAGAATTAAAAGTATTTCCATTTACAGCATCTAAGGCACAATTTTCTTCTAAGAGACAAAAAGCGCTGGTTACCACGGAGACAGGGAAGCAGACAGTGACCATGACGACGTGATGCAGGACCATGAGGAACTCCCGGCGGAGGTAGCTGAGGAGTGCAGAGCCCACGTGTTTGGGCGCGGCCGCCGCCTCCTCGTGACCCTTCACCCTCAGCTTGTACCAGTAGCACATGAACATGGCGTAGATGTCGTACACAAAGTAGGGCACGGCGAACAGGATGTAGCTGCAGGTCAACCAGTGCCTGAAGACAAAGGACGGACTCAGTTAGGAGAGTACAAGCCCTCCACACCTCGACCTGCCTACGAAGGCTCCCAGGGGTCGATCACCCCAGGTCAAAAGGTCACTAGGTGCAGCTCCTAACACAACGTCTGTACGAGCCTGGGGCGGCATAGGTATCAGCGGTGTCCTGCCGCTCTTTGATGGGCCAGGTTGATAGCGAACACTGGCTGCCCCGTGgctgggctggtgggggggcaggATCAGATCACCACAGGTCCTCCTCCAACATGCTGCTCTGTGTGCTTTGGCACAACTCTTATTTTGTGAACTGTGGAATGACTGCAGGATATGTTCCCAGTCAGAGCCGTGTCTTTTTACTCTAGAAACCTTTATACCCGTTAGAAACAAGCCCTCATGAGACCGGCCTACCACTACGAAACAGTGATTCCTTTTTGCATTTCCATTGGCCCATCTTACTCTGCACGATGCCTGTGAGTTCCCGGCCTTACCCGTCCTCGATGATGTCGTCGCAGGAGGAAGCGATGATGTATCCGGCGGAGGAGGCCATGAGGGCCTGCACAGAGGACACCAGCCTGAGGGGAACAGAACAGGTCATCCCTCCGGTCCCACACCAGGGCTGGGTCCCAACACTTTGATTTGAGGCACTTCACACGAGCACCAGCAAATGACAGATTGTTGATGAGGATCCAACCAGTTACAAACTTCAGACCTCTTAGCCAAATTACATCTGTGATACCTAGCCATGTGGTGGAGTGATATTCCAATTTCTAATGACGTAGCTGCAGTCACACAGAGTCGCAAAGGATAAACCGATGCATCCTCGGCCCAAAGACGATTCACAACCGGCTAAGCTTCTTGCTGAGCAGCTTCAGCAAATCGGCAATGAGGATAACATCTGGAGGTTTAGCAGGAAGCGAGCTAAATCCCCCTATAGGGGCGGCCTTTTTGAATGCAGCCAGTGTTCACCCACCTGGCAGAGATGATCACGGCGTCCCCTTCGCTCCAGCGAAGGCCAGGGATGTATTTGAGGCATTGTTTAGACAGCAGGAAGAGACCGGGGAAGAATACTGAGCCAGCGGCCAAGATGCTCAACATGTTGCCCCAAGGTCCCTCACAGCGGCGTATCTTCGGCAGGCGATCTGTGGCGCTTTCCCTCTGAGAGCAGATATTATCATCGATTAAACACACTGTATAGCTGAACACTTCAACAGGCCCCTCCGGCCAGAATTATCACCAGAGAGCACTTGCTGATTGTCCGCCGATAAAGAGTCAACAAGACTTTTTTATTATGAAGCTAGTAGCAACAATATAAGTCTTGATGGGGAAATACTTTTTCCCCCATTGTAATTTGGTAGGGATCTATCAAATTTAATTCTAGAGTAGGATTTCCTTGCTTCACTATTATACATTTTGTAACCTTTAACATTTGAACAAAAGTAAAAACGTGCAGTGAAAGTTAAATAGTGGAGCATTAACCACTACAATATCACTATGATTAACGACTACATTATAACTACAATTAAACACTACCTTTAACCTCCACATTATCACTAATACGACTACATTAGAACTACGATTCAGCACTACATTATCAACACGAGAAACCGTCACATTCTCACAATGATTAACCACTACCGAATAACCGTTACATTATTACTGCGATAAACCACTACATTACGTATATGTGTCATGTCGTTCGAGTGGCTGTACTCTCCATCCGTATTGTCAGACTTTTGAGGCCACACATGTGGATATTCCACAAAGTTACGCGGCCCATTTAACTTCACATTAGTACAAGCTGCCTGATTAGGAAGAATTCAAAAGAAAATACGCACTGCGCTTTCAAATAAGAGACAGACCAGGACTAAACACTACAACCTTAGAAGGACCTCTTGTAGGTTAACCGGGCACGCTGGGTTGATCTCTTCACTATGCTGGCTAGGGCGCAGGGGGGACATCGCGGATGTAAACCAAGCTGGGTGTATTCATGGAGGGACACAAAGAGCCGCTACTGACTGATAGCGTTCTGCCATCCCGGGGACTAACGGTCTGAGAGATAAGACACCCAACACGTAAACATCGGCGGTCGTTACTGCCACGTTGCTTCTAGCAAGGCTCTGGTTGTTTGGGGCATACGGTGCACAATTGAAAAAAAACTATAAAACTGTGTGAAATGTCAGCACCTTGGAGAGTGGAAAACGGGAGAGACAACTGTGTGACTGAATCGTAAAGATATGCGGTCTGGGTCTACACCTGTTAACAATAACGACCTAAGTGAACACACCCATTATTTCTTTAAAAGGGAAAGTCCCCAGTAGCATATAAACCCGATAAAGCCTCAGGTCAAGGGGTTTTCTTTGAAGGACAATCGGTACCCGGTACATGCGGGTCCGTCCGCGACAGTTAAGAACGATAGCAGCTAGGCTAACAACCCGGTAAGAAATCAGCACACTGGCTAGCAGCAGACTGGCCAACATCAGAGTATACACTAATCACACAAAAGTTGATGTTATTAAAACAAATGATCAACAATTACATGGAAACTATGCAGAGTCCAGCCAACGTCCGGTCCAAACGTGTGTCCTGCAGGTGGCGGTTGAAGGTAAAGATGTGCCGGGGCTCAGCGCCTCGATGATCCGCATGTTTATGAGGCCAACACGGTCGGAAAAAGCGGCTGCTAACGGGCTAACGCTAGCCTGATATAACTGCTAACATTGAAGCTACTAGCTACCAACTAGCCTCCCGATGCGCTAGCTAGCAATAACGCTGTCTCCAGACAACGACTACCGAGAGTGACAAGGATCAGATCCCGACTGGCAATTGAAGAAACGACGGAAATGTGCATCCATCCAGATGTCGACGTGGTAGCTAGCAGTGGTTCGATAGGAGGTCACCGGGCTCATGGGTCCTCACGTCTGCCTTTCCCTGCGGCGTCTAGCGGCAGGACGCGGTACGATACGCGTTACCACGCGTGAATGGATCGCATTGATTGGTTCGTTGAACAACGCGGCGCCGTTGCGAACGAATGCGATTTGCGAAGCGACGCGCAGGAGGCCGCGTCGCGCTGCGTCTGGTCTAAAGTGCCGCTGGGACATGTGCGGCGGCACCCACCAGACGTCTTTGTATGTTAAACACATTCAGCAAACCACCCTTTGGGTAGATTATTGTGCATTTTGCCTCCACTCTCCGGCCAGAAACGTGTGTTTAATCATTGATCTTATTGCTCAAACGTCTATAGTCCTACTTGTGCATTTTGGGATATTTTaacgtgtaggcctacttggtaCTTTATttccattgtttatttatttgatcatGACATGGTTTCATAATTGATGCCATTCTAGTTTTTAAATGTTCTGGGAAGACCTAGCGTTATATATTCTAGTCAatcaaacaaaaatagataagtTAGGCCTACATAGTAGGCCTAAtgtaatatttatataaataaataaatacattattcaACTAGACATGTGCATTTTCTGAAGAAAATGCGTGTTGTTGAATCAGCAAACCCTTCGTATGTGCAGTTTCCGAGAGCAAACCAACAGGTTAGTATGAGGAATGGATCCCTAATGAGCAAGCACGGTAAATTTCAAGTCCTTGGACCGCTTTGAAGCGGACTTGTGATTGATTGAAATATGGGGCTGATCGTTTAACTCTGATTGGGTTTTATAGCGCCCCCTGTTGTCGAATTGGTACTttactttttgttgttttttaccattgactttatttattaaaacatagCTCGGTGAACACATGCAAATTGGTCATTTCAAATTGACACGGTGACATCATTGTTCAAGCTTTCTAGAATCTACACAAAACTTCCCACATTACCTGACGGGGTAGTCCTTGATGGGCAAACCAATTTTGAGAACTCTTGGTCTTGTGATTTGTTGAATAATGGAGTGATGAAAAACTATTTTGATCCTTTGTGGTATGGTCGTCTCGGGATAGGTATGACTCGGGAGAGTGGTAAATGCTCAACACGTGGTTTATTacaacagagacacaaggtaaacCAGCTTGCGTTccggaggtggttcatgaatcATCTCTCGAACACAGGTAAACTGTTTATATtggaagtgggcggaatggtaaataaacCACGCCTACATGTTCAATTTACCCAGGTGGACCTTTGGTTTGTCTTGGTTTGGGCCTGGACGTTTGGGTTTGACCTTGAGTTATAGTGCCCCCTGTGGTCTAAGCGGTACTAAACTTTTTGGAGACCTTACTTCCGTTTTACATAACGTGTATTTAATTTGAACTCCCACGTTTTCACGTTTAGAATGTTTAAGCGTTTTTCCTCAAATCAAAATGTTTGGTCTTTAAAAGGTAGATGCGGtagtggtttggtgttgatcCCCCCAAAACTGAAGGAGAAAACCCCAAATTAGGCATATTAATAAAAGAAGAAGACAACAATATCGTGGCATGGGCTGCAACCGCAGTAATTATTAAAGGCAGTGAAAGGTGCAATAAACTACAGTCCCATTGGACAGGACTGTTGATTAACTGTTCAGGGCTAAATCTGGAAACACTTTCCACTGTGTACATCAGGGGTGGAAAATATAACACGCAACTGAAAGTAAATGAGACCTACAATTCTGATGTTGAGACTTTAAACCCTTAATCCACTCTAATATTAAGTTCgctattatatacaatatataggcCTGCATTCCAGGAGGACATCAACTTGAGCACATTTTTCTTATTTAGCTGTATCAAATACACTCAACTTGCACTTCACAATGGAAAAGCCGGGAGGCATTAGTACGACCTTCTAGTCTTCATGTACGATGCAACTGCACTGAAGGGTGTATTTGAGGCCTTCAGGAGATATTGTCGAGCCTAGATCTCCACTCCTCCACGTTCTTATCACCAAACACAAGCagatcacacactcacaaaagaCTCAATTTTTAACCGTTTTAATTTTAATTGTcaaaattacaaaataatatgTTCCCTACGTCATCTACAAATAACATAACATTTATGAGTGGTAAGCATAAGAACTGTTTATAGACATGCATACTGTTgagaaatataaaaatataaatataaatacacccCTTTAATATTCTTAATGAATCCATGACTAAGAATTAAAATATTTGAGAATTAAAGAATTAAAAAGCAGTTGAGTACGATAAGGCATTAAGATGTATCGCTAGCTGTACAAGTTCCTAAAAGGTAGAGGTATTAAATTTTAGTAGTGTCATGTAAAAATCCCCCAAAATGAATGTTAAAATTACTACCGTTTTTTCTCAACAGGAATAACATCTCGAGAAATTAAATAACTACTAAATTTAAGATACCATACAGACGTGAAATGATCAAACTCTGTTATGAAACACTTTCTAAGCCCTGTCCCAATAACTGGGACACGGCGACCAAACAACCCAACGCACCCCTGGTGATGGTGagtatcggggggggggggggggaggaggagggaacggGGCGTCAGGGGGTGAGGTGCGTTTGAAAGGCTGCGCTGTACATACTGATCCATAATGCAGCCCACCCCACTGGTACACACAAGTTAAAAACAACAATGGCAATGGACAGTTACAATCAAATCAATGGCAATGCAATGGTGAAGTTCAATTGAAACAACAAGACTTCTATAAAATAACTGTTAACAGATTAAGTGATGTGACTGTTTTAGCTTAGCATCCTCGCTGTATGCACAATGACTAGGCTGGATTTCATGCAAAAGGTGGATTCTCAGGCGCAAGTAGTGCTGCCAAGTCACAAGTTTTCATACTGAAAATATTTTTCTGATTTTTTTTCAACATGTTTAGGCCCAAAACTAGGGAGAAATAAAAACGTTTAAACCATTTAATTTGAAAAACAATATTCCATTTTCTGACTGACTACCAATTTAAGGTGCCTCACACTCCTAAAGTAGATTTGACTAACCTTGTGAATACCATCATCAGCAAACATAACATTACATCCCATGGTTTTCCATCTATAAAAACAGACATCTTCAAACTCATCGCTGATTGGCTAAATCCAGAGAAACACCTCCTTGAACGATACTTAAGGTTTCAAACCCCCCTCTGAAAATCTTTCGGACACACAGCGCTCATTAAGCTAACAACTAAGAGGGCCGACACATTTGTAGGCTGATATGCTAGCAGGCTAACATGCTGGATAGGCGGTTAGCCTGCTGGAATATTCAAGACTGGATCAACCGATGCCTAAACCAGctcctttgtttgttttctagtATTTTAATGTCCCAACAAATCAGTTAACAggttatttgtgtttattttccgGTAAGAGACGGTTGAAAGAGAGCAGTGCTTCTCAACCTACGGCCGGGAACCCCAATCTTTTGATCAGAATAAATCTTGCAATGCAGACTTCTTCGATTTATCTGCATCTCCCTCCCAATGCGCCAAGTCAGCACATCGACAGCTGAGCTGCCGGTAATATATTAGTGACTCAGCGGTCATACACCGAAGACACAGAGGAACTAGCTGGGGAGGATCATCTCAGGTTTTCCTAATGGTCTTCATATGCTGCCTCAGCGTTTTTCTTGCGAAAACATTAAAGACGCCTCCCAAAGTACTCCTCGTGAGCGTTTTCCAAGCTTCATTTACTAGCTTCCATCTCTCGGAACAAGGTACATTATCACGCAGCAATCCTTTGAGTTAGACCTAATTGTTTCTGTGATTTCGTGGATCCATattaacaaacacagaaacatttCTAGAGCCGTTCTCGTCTAGATGCTGGCGTCGGAGGTCTATCACAGTTGAAAAGGAAACATTTGGACGGaaaattgaataataaaaaaagggaaatcaAACCCTTGATTGACTTTGTTTAGAAAAACAGTGATGTAGTTGGTGACATAGTAATGCTATATGGGTAGATCTTAATCCAATACTGCATTGTAGGATTCAATGTTAATATGACTCTTATGGCCAACTAAGGGTTTTGAGTGACCAAGTAATAAATACAACTTTCTGGCTTCACCAGCCCAaatctgattgtggcagatgggATTGGCTTGTGCCAGGCAAAAGCCTCAGCACGCCTTAATGAAATTAAAAGAGTCTACTATAAGTCAGCAAGAAGGCTTTTATTTTATGTGAGACTACctcaaacaggggggggggctgggtttcCTTTAAGCCAACGATCTCCTGGAGCAAGAAGCAGCATGAAATAATGGCCAAAGTCTGTGCAGCGTATCCAGAGACGTTTAGTACTGAGCCTTTCCTGGCTATCATTCATCAGGCAGCCGCTACTTCATCtactttgtttcttttttttaatgaaatacttCTATCTATCATTGATATTCACAATGTCATTATAAATCTCACGTCCCAGAAGGTCTGAGTTGAACCGAGCGGCCGGCCTGGGGTTCCGGACCCTAGGTTGAGAAACACTGcatgagaggaagaggaagagctggTACGAAATAAGATCTCCCTAGTGGAGCAGATTCCAGCAATACAGTAGATGCTCGCAGTACAGTTCCATTAAAGTCTATTTAAGGATTGAAAgcattcagaaatattttgcggACATTTTcctggttgttttttttgtgtgaaggAACCTCCACTAGGATTCTATCTCCTGACTTCAGAGTCGCACAGTGGaacccctgacacacacacacacacacacacacacacacaccccctgagacgcacacacactccgacactaacacacacacacacctctgcagcAGGGATGGGTTCCTGCCCCAGGACCCCCGGTACACTAACACACCGTCTTACCATCGATAACCCCCAAGGGTCAgctcagaggtcaggggtcgtccacggcggggggggggggtcagggttcTCCAGGGTTAGTTTGGGCGGGTTCAGGGGTCGCGGTGC
It contains:
- the tlcd3bb gene encoding ceramide synthase, giving the protein MLSILAAGSVFFPGLFLLSKQCLKYIPGLRWSEGDAVIISARLVSSVQALMASSAGYIIASSCDDIIEDGHWLTCSYILFAVPYFVYDIYAMFMCYWYKLRVKGHEEAAAAPKHVGSALLSYLRREFLMVLHHVVMVTVCFPVSVFLRRGKGDYFQGVMFMAELSTPSVCLGKILIQYKQQHTLLHKVNGALMLVTFFVFRVLLFPYIYYAYGRYASIPFHLVPLRVSWQCNLGAALLMAPQLYWFSLICRGAFRLFTRSSRRPPAPSPCPANGYSVRPAEPESSAH